A stretch of Clostridium formicaceticum DNA encodes these proteins:
- a CDS encoding endonuclease/exonuclease/phosphatase family protein, with protein sequence MTTKKKIPIVFMVMIFFLFGFTLKINPSVDGKIRGIKYLHEGTISHIEIITHKNTNKLTVEAFNNEKNLTHFFVLEDYLSKVTPQLKKNIFYITNKTENLQAIDELIFVSSGNIKIPIEIEEIKKEDAEEGSLQVMMLEDPSNGGKVNTLKIMSYNIHHGRNLFGKYSLDEIAEVIRNSGAEVIGLQELDNGVVRSRFEDQIKYLAEKLSMEYVYGHNANLLGGKYGNGILSKYPIESYENLHLPSGREQRGLLNAVIDVEGTKLNFLVTHLGLNQQERQKQINGIVKYLDTLSNDIILVGDLNARHNSKEVQFLSKRLVDVGYATGKQKEPTFDLPVLSGRIDYIFIDPQLRPLKYDVIKSRASDHYPITATITIQ encoded by the coding sequence ATGACAACAAAGAAAAAAATACCCATCGTTTTTATGGTCATGATCTTTTTTTTATTTGGATTCACTTTAAAAATAAACCCCTCTGTTGATGGCAAAATAAGAGGAATAAAATATCTGCATGAAGGAACCATTTCTCATATAGAAATCATCACCCATAAGAATACTAATAAACTAACCGTAGAGGCATTTAATAATGAAAAAAATCTTACCCACTTCTTTGTTTTAGAAGATTACCTATCGAAAGTAACTCCCCAATTAAAGAAAAATATATTTTATATTACGAATAAAACCGAAAATTTACAGGCTATAGATGAATTGATTTTTGTTTCAAGTGGAAATATAAAGATACCTATAGAAATAGAAGAGATAAAAAAAGAAGATGCAGAAGAAGGATCACTTCAGGTGATGATGCTAGAAGATCCATCCAATGGAGGTAAGGTAAATACTTTGAAAATTATGTCTTATAATATCCATCATGGAAGAAACTTGTTTGGCAAATATTCCTTAGATGAAATTGCTGAAGTTATTAGAAACAGTGGTGCTGAAGTAATTGGTCTGCAAGAATTAGATAATGGTGTGGTTCGATCAAGGTTTGAAGATCAAATTAAGTACCTGGCGGAAAAATTATCGATGGAATATGTTTATGGTCATAATGCCAATCTGCTAGGAGGTAAATATGGTAATGGCATTCTTAGTAAGTATCCAATAGAATCCTATGAAAATCTTCACTTGCCTAGCGGGAGGGAACAAAGGGGATTATTGAATGCTGTCATTGATGTTGAGGGTACAAAGCTGAATTTTTTAGTGACGCATTTGGGATTAAACCAACAGGAACGTCAAAAACAAATCAATGGGATTGTTAAGTATCTAGATACGCTTTCTAATGATATTATTTTAGTGGGAGATCTCAATGCAAGACACAACAGTAAGGAAGTACAATTCCTCAGTAAAAGACTTGTGGATGTTGGCTACGCCACTGGTAAGCAGAAAGAGCCTACCTTCGATCTTCCAGTTTTATCTGGTAGAATCGATTATATTTTTATCGATCCCCAACTAAGACCGCTTAAATATGATGTAATAAAGAGCAGAGCTTCTGATCACTACCCTATTACAGCAACAATAACAATTCAGTAA